CGACGCTCCAGAAGGTCTGGCTGAAGTTGTACTCGGCGACCGTACGGTTGGTGAAGTTCTCGTTGACAGCCCGAAGGTTCCTGTTCTTTCGGCAACCGGTTCGACCCGCATGGGCCGCGAAGTTGGTCCACGCCTTGCAAAGCGTTTTGCGCGTGCAATCCTCGAACTCGGCGGCAACAATGCCGGTATCGTCTGCCCATCGGCCGATCTCGACATGGCGCTGCGTGCAATCGCTTTCGGTGCAATGGGCACCGCTGGTCAGCGTTGCACCACGCTCCGTCGTCTGTTCGTGCATGAAAGCGTTTACGACGCTCTCGTTCCACGTCTGCAGAAGGCATATGCCAGCGTTACCGTTGGTTCGCCGCTCGAAACCACAGCTCTGGTTGGTCCATTGATCGACAAGGTTGCTTTCGACAACATGCAGAAGGCACTCAAGGAAGCAGCCGCTCACGGCGGTAAGGTACAGGGCGGCGAACGCGTCGACGCTGGCCATGAAAACGCTTACTACGTGCGTCCGGCTATCGTCGAAATGCCAAAGCAGCAGGGTCCGGTTCTCGAAGAAACCTTCGCACCGATCCTTTACGTCATGAAGTATTCCGACTTCGACGACGTGCTCGCGAGCCACAATGAAGTTGGCGCAGGCCTGTCCTCGTCGATCTTCACGCTGAACCTTCAGGAAGCAGAGCGCTTCCTTTCGGTTGAAGGTTCGGATTGCGGCATTGCAAACGTCAATATCGGTACTTCGGGTGCTGAAATCGGCGGCGCATTCGGCGGCGAAAAGGAAACTGGTGGCGGCCGTGAATCGGGTTCGGATGCGTGGAAGGGCTATATGCGCCGCGCAACCAACACCATCAACTACTCGAAGGCTCTGCCGCTCGCACAGGGCGTTTCCTTCGACATCGACTAATTGGTCTCACGATAGATCAAAAGAAAACCCCGCTTTTGGCGGGGTTTTTTATTGGCTTAAACTTTGAATTGGCACAACGCATTGACCGATGCTTCCCTAAGCCATGCTATTAGCGAGATTGTCGTTATGACGTGCCGAAAATCGTGGCTTTTGAGAACCGGCGCGCAGCGTACTTGAGTACGTGAGCACCGGAAGCGCAAAAAGACGCGATTTGCAGGCCGTCAGAGCGGCAATATCAGCCCATGCGTTCGGAGGCGAATGACCCGGGTGACGCCGGGAATACTACGGTACGATTGCCGTTGAGGAATGAACGGTGATGAATATGTGCGTGAACGGCGCGCGCCAGAACCTGCGCTTCAACATCACGGCCAATCGACACGTAATCAGCGGCACTCTGCGCGTGCGTGATACGGGCGACATCCTGCTCGATGATCGGACCTTCATCAAGATCGGCGGTTACATAATGCGCCGTGGCACCAATCAGCTTCACACCGCGCTCATAAGCCTGCTTGTAAGGGTTTGCACCCTTAAACGACGGCAGGAAAGAGTGGTGGATGTTGATGATCTTGCCCGACATCTTTTGGCAAAGCTGATCGGAGAGAACCTGCATGTAACGCGCAAGAACCACCAGCTCGGTGCCCGTGTTATCGACGATATCCAGAAGACGTTGTTCGGCTTCCGGCTTGTTGGCTTTGGTGACAGCCACATGATGGAAAGGAATGTCGTGATTGACGACGACCTTTTGATAATCGAAGTGGTTCGACACGACACCAACGATATCGATTGGCAGGGCGCCGATTTTCCAGCGATAGAGAAGATCGTTCAGGCAATGACCAAAACGCGACACCATAAGCAGCGTCTTCGTGCGATGGGCATTGTCGTGGAAATCGAAATCCATCTCGAACGGCGCTGCGATAGGCTGAAAGCCTTCGCGCAGAACATCAAGCGCCACGCCGTCTTCGGAAATGAAGCTGACACGCATAAAGAAGCGACCAGTGTCCAGATCGTCGAACTGGGCGCTGTCGATGATATTGCACCCTTTGCCCGCAAGATAACCCGATATGGCGGCAACAATACCGCGAGTGGATTTACAGGTGACGGTCAGGACAAAGTTATGCATCGGACTTCCTTCATTACGCAGGCTCAATGGCATCGTGATTTTTACTCTACGATGTGATGATCGCCATGCCAGAATGCGTAATGCACTGACCGGATTGCGCTATCAAGTCGATAATGCGTGAATATTGGAATTGTGGGAGTATTCTTTAGACCGTCGACGTTACCTTGTTCAAATGACGTGGCTTATCGGGATCGTAGCCCTTGCGGCGCGTCACCGTCTCGATGATCCGATAATAGTTGATGAGCGAAACCAGCGGGTCGAGTTGACCATTACCGGTGCTGGCAGACGGCACCCGATGGCCCGGCACCGAAGCATCACCGAACGAGACAAGGTTTGCGCCGAACGACTGAAGCCTGCTCAGTGCCTGAATGCTTGTTTCAAGCGCTTCATCCTGCGGTATGAATGACAGAATTGGGAAGCCGGTTTCCACCAGCCGCATCGGTCCATGCATCAGCTCGGCAAGTGAGAACGCTTCCGCATGAATATTGGCGGTTTCCTTGGCCTTGAGTGCTGCTTCGAGCGAAATGGCATAGGCCGTACCACGTCCGCCAGTGAACAGTGACTTTGCCTCAACCAGCAGGTCTTCCACCACCTCTCGGCCTTCCGGCTTTGTTGCAGCCAACGCTTCCGGCAAGCGGCTCAAACCGTCTTTCAGCCGGACATCGTTGCTGGCGGCAGCCACCACACCTGAAAGCGCTGCGACTGATGCAATGAAGGACTTGGTGGCGGCAACGCTTTTCTCTTCGCCTGCATGAAGGGAGAGCACAATGTCCGCACCCTTCGCAAGCGGACTATCGGTCACGTTAACAACGGCAACTGTCGTCGCGCCACCCCGCTTTGCTGCATCCTGCACCGCGATAATGTCCGGGCTTGCACCCGATTGCGACACGGTGAAATGCAGACCACCCTCCAGTTTCAGCTTCGCGCCATAAACGGAAGCCACCGATGGTCCGATAGAGGCAACCGGAATGCCCGTGGCAATCTCCATCAGATACTTGAAGAAAGTCGCCGCATGATCGGACGAGCCGCGCGCAGCTGTCGTAATCATGGTGGGCGACTTTTCAAACAACCGACCGATCTCAGCAAATGTCCCAACTTCTGCTGCAAGAAGTTTCGCCACCACAGATGGTGACTGTTCGGTTTCCTGTAGCATCAGGGATGGGGCAGTCTGCATAATCATTCTCCGGTTGGGTCGTCCAACTCATATCAATGTTGCGGTTGCGGCTCCACTGCTGTTTCAACTTCTTTGGCGTCAGGCTCCTTGATGCGGAACCAGGCCACATAAAGTGCTGGTAGGAACAGCAGAGTGATGCCCGTACCGGCAATGATGCCGCCCATCATGGCATAGGCCATCGGTCCCCAGAACACTTCACGCGCAATCGGGATCAGCGCCAGACTTGCAGCCGCTGCCGTCAATGCAATGGGCCGCATACGGTGCTGACTTGCCTGAACAACCGCATCCCAAGGATGCATTCCATCGGTAATATGCTCTTCGACCTGCACGATCAGAATGACCGAGTTTCTGATAAGAATACCGATCAGCGCCAGCACACCGAGGATTGCCACGAAGCCGAGCGGTTTGCCACTCGGAAGCAGTGCCGCGACCACGCCGATCAGCCCCAAAGGTGCAACGGCAACCACAAGGAACAGGCGCTGAAAGCTCTGCAATTGCAGCATCAGAACGGTTGCCATCACGAACAGCATCAGCGGCACAACGGCAGCAATCGGCCCCTGGCTCTTGCCGCTTTCTTCAACCGTACCGGCTGTCGCAACCGAATAACCCGCTGGAAGCTTGTCGACGAATGCCTTCACCGCAGGCTCAAGCTCCTTCACAATCGTGTCCGGCATCGTTTTATCAACAATACCAGCTGCAACCGTGATGGTTGGAATGCGCGAACGGCGATAAACGACCGGCTGTTCCAGCTCGTAACGGAAATTCGCAATGGCTGCGAGCGGCACGGAACTGCCGTTGCCAGTTGCAATCTGAAGGCTCTGAAGCGTGTCGATGGAATCGCGCTCATGCTTTTGCGCCCGCACAATCACATCGATCAGATAGATGGAATCCCGTACCTGTGTGATGCTGATACCGCCCACAACACCGTTGAGCGTCGTCGCAATATCCTTGGATGAAATGCCAAGCTTGCGTGCCTTGTCCTGCATGACATCTACGCGGATGACACGACCCGGCTCGTTCCAGTTATAGCTGACGACGCCTAAGCGTTTATCGGCACTCATGATACCGGCAAAGTCCTGCGCAACGCCGCGCAGTTTCTGGATATCAGGACCGGAAATACGATACTGCACAGGGCGCCCGACCGGCGGTCCGAGTTCGAGGAACTTCACATAGGTATCGGTGCCGACATAATCCTTGCGCAACGCTTCGTCGAACTTCTGTTTCAAGCGATCACGCGCTTCCACGTCCTTGGCGACAACCACCATCTGCCCGAAATACGGATTTGCTGGCTGCACATCAAACGAGAGAATGAAGCGGATCGCACTTTGCCCGACATAGGTACTCCAGTGGTCGATATCCGGATTATCCTTGAGCATCGTCTGCTCGAAGCGTTCCATCTGCGCCTTGGTATCGGCGATGGAGCTGTTCTGGGGCAAGGTCCAGTCGATCACCAGTTCCGGTCGGTCGGATTGCGGAAAGAACTGTCGTTCGATGAAGCCCATACCGAAAACGGACACCACAAACAAAGCGATCGTCGTGATGATGGTGATCCACTTGTGCCGCATCGCCAGAAGCAGCGTCTTCGAGAAAGCTTCGAAAAAGCGGCTGCGCTTTTCCTCATGATGCTTCATTTTCTTGGGCAGGAAGGTGACACCAAGAAGCGGCGCAAACAACACAGCCACAATCCATGAAACGATCAGCGAAACAGCAATCACCACGAAAAGCGTGAACGTATATTCGCCCGCCTGACTGGTGTTGAGGCCAATCGGGATAAAACCTGCGATGGTTACAAGCGTTCCCGTGAGCATCGGGAACGCCGTGTGCGAATAAACATAAGTCGCGGCCTTGTTGATCGGATCGCCTTGCTCCAGCCGCGCGACCATCATTTCGACCGCAATCATCGCATCATCGACCAGCAGCCCCAGCGCGATAATCAATGCACCGAGCGACACACGTTGCAGCGAAATATCCATCAGCGACATGGCAAGGAAGGTGATAGCCAGCACCAGCGGGATCGACAGCGACACAACAAAACCGGCGCGCAAGCCAAGGCTGATGAAGCTCACGGCGAGAACGATGACAACCGCTTCAAACAGCGCCTGTGTGAACCCCGACACCGCGTCCTGCACGACCTCCGGCTGATCAGCAACCTTGAAGACATTCACGCCAACCGGCAACTCAGCCTTCGCCTGCTCCATCAGGGCATCAAGCTTTTCACCAAATTCGAGCAGATTGCCGTTTGGCTTCATGCCGATGCCAAGGCCAATCGCATCATGGCCGTTCACACGGAAAATCGATGTCGGTGGATCAACATAGCCGCGCGTGATCGTCGCCACATCGGAAAGACGGAAGAAGCGGTCATTCACGCGCAGATTGACGGCTCTGAGATCGGCTTCCGAATTGAACTGCCCGCTTACACGTACGCTGATCCGCTCAGGTCCGGCCTGCACAACACCCGAAGGCGTGATCGCATTCTGATCCTGAAGCGCCTTGAGAATTGCCTGCTGGTCGAGGCCAAGGGCTGCCACCTGCCGCGTCGAGAATTCGAGATAGATCGCCTCATCCTGCGCGCCGATCAGCTCAACCTTACCGGCATTGGGAATAGTCAGAATTTTGGTGCGAACATCTTCGGCGTAATCGCGCAATTGGCGCATCGACAAGCCATCGGCGGTAAACGCAAAGATATTGCCGAACACATCGCCGAACTTGTCGTTGTAATATGGGCCGTAAACGCCTTCCGGCAGATTAGGCTTGATGTCGTCAAGCATGTGACGCACTTCGGACCAGGCTTTTGTCACCTGTTCCTTGCGCACGGTATCTTTCAAAAACACGAAGACAACGGATTTACCCGCCGTCGTCACACTGCGCGTATAGTCGAGCGTATCAAGCTCCTCGAGCTTCTTCTCGATGCGGTCTGTGACCTGGTTCATGGTTTCGTCGATGGATGCGCCGGGCCAATTGGCCTGCACCACCATGGTTTTCACCGTGAATTCGGGGTCTTCCGCGCGGCCAAGGTCGAGATAGGAGATAAGCCCTGCGACCAGAAACACGAGCATAAAATACCAGACAAGCGACCGGTGGTTCAAAGCCCAGTCAGAAAGATTGAAACCCTTTTTCACAGGCTGTTTCCTTTCGCATCCAAACGGACTTTTTGCCCTTCCTTGAGCTCGTTCACGCCAGCCGTTGCCACATAGCTGCCGACCTCGACATTATTGGCAACAAAACTGTCGCTGCGACGCTCAACAACCTGAATGTCATGAAGGCTTACAGTCTGCGTCTTTGGGTCAATCACCCAGATTTCGGTCTTTCCGTCTTTTTCAAGCAAGGCCTGAATCGGCAAAAGCACATGATCTTTTTCCGCTCTTGCAAGCCCTGCCCTTATCGTCGCTCCTAACCGGAAACCCTCCGGCGGGTTTTCAAGTGCAATGCGGACCCGGCGCGTGCGCGTCTGCGCGTCCGCCTGCGGGGCGACTTCCCGCACCGTACCCTGCCCGGTTACGGTCGGGTCAGCCTGCAGCTGGACATTAAACGGCGTTCCAGCCACGAAATACTCGGTCATGCTGTCGGGAATATCGAGAACCGCTTCACGAATGTCCGGTCTCGCAACTGTCATCACCGCTTGTCCGGCAGCGACCACCTGCCCCACTTCGGCATTGGTTGCTGAGATGACGCCATCAAAATCAGGGCTTAACACGGCATAGCCGCGCTGATCTTCCGCTTTGCGCAATCCAGCCTGTGCTTTTTCAAGCCCCGCCTGTGCGCTGTCACGCGACTGTTTGGCAGCATCGTAATCAGCCTGAGAAATGTTGTTGCCCTTGAGCAAAATGTGCAGACGCTCTTCGCTGGCAGCGGCATTGGCATATTGCGCTTCCGCACTTGCGAGATCAGCCTTGGCAGACTGAACCGAAAGATCGAGTGTGGAGGGATCAAGCATCGCAACCATCTCATCTTTTTTGACGAGATCGCCAACAATAACCTGACGCGCGATAATGCGACCGAGAACACGGAAGGCCAGATCAGTCGAATAACGCGGCTCGATCGTACCAGCAAAGCTGGTCTGGATTGCAGGCTTCGGCGTTGCAATCGTGTAAAGAACAGGGCGGGCGGACTCTGCTTGCGATGACTTGTCGTCATCTTTGCCACAAGCCGCCAGCGTTACAAGCGAACCAACAATGGCAACGCAGCTTAAAAATTTCATCGTCGATTTCATTGTGCGTCCGCCTTTTCGAGACCCTTTATAATCTCGGTTTGAGCACCGGATCGCAGCATCTGCGCGCCTTTGGTCACGATCAGCTCGCCAACATTCAAACCAGACGCAACAATCACCCGTTCCTTTTCATAGGCCAGCACCTTGACCGGAACGAGCGTTGCAACCTGCGTGTCCTTTGCTACGCGCCAAACAGCCGTGCGACCTGAATCGGATGTCATGGCGCTCCATGGCAGGATTACGACCTGCTGGTTTTCCATATGAACCGTGCCTGTCACTGTTGCCCCAAGGGCCATTTGCTCAGGCGTATCGGCAATGCCAACTTTCACCCGCACGGTGCCCGTCTGTGCATCGACCACCGGTGAGATTTCCCGGATTTTCCCTTCTGCCTGAACGCTATCGTCAGAAAGCAAGGCCAGAGTTACGTCCATGCCGATCTTGGCATAATTGACCAGCGTTTCCTGAACATCGAAGATCGCATCACGCGGACCGTCTTCGGCAATCGAGAACGCAGTTTGCGCAGCCTGAACCACCTGGCCGGTTTCGATATTACGAGCCGTCAGCACACCTGAAACCGGCGCATGAAGCTCGGTATAGGAAAGCTCGTCACGCGCATTACTGAGCTGACTTTCCGCATTCATCAATGTGCTTTGAGCGGTGCGAAACACCTGCTCAGACTGATCATATTGCGAGCGCGTGGTGAAGCCTTGTGCCAAGAGCGCCTGC
The Ochrobactrum sp. BTU1 DNA segment above includes these coding regions:
- a CDS encoding aldehyde dehydrogenase family protein, which translates into the protein MNTAVKKLDVKKEAADLLSKLGVDAAIYTSGDLAGFSPVSGEQIASIKTHSKEDAVKIIDKADEAFRAWRTVPAPKRGELIRLLGEELRASKEDLGRLVSLEAGKIPSEGLGEVQEMIDICDFAVGLSRQLYGLTIATERAGHRMMETWHPLGVVGVISAFNFPVAVWAWNSALAIVCGNSVVWKPSEKTLLTAIACDAILKRAIKRFGDAPEGLAEVVLGDRTVGEVLVDSPKVPVLSATGSTRMGREVGPRLAKRFARAILELGGNNAGIVCPSADLDMALRAIAFGAMGTAGQRCTTLRRLFVHESVYDALVPRLQKAYASVTVGSPLETTALVGPLIDKVAFDNMQKALKEAAAHGGKVQGGERVDAGHENAYYVRPAIVEMPKQQGPVLEETFAPILYVMKYSDFDDVLASHNEVGAGLSSSIFTLNLQEAERFLSVEGSDCGIANVNIGTSGAEIGGAFGGEKETGGGRESGSDAWKGYMRRATNTINYSKALPLAQGVSFDID
- the purU gene encoding formyltetrahydrofolate deformylase, translating into MHNFVLTVTCKSTRGIVAAISGYLAGKGCNIIDSAQFDDLDTGRFFMRVSFISEDGVALDVLREGFQPIAAPFEMDFDFHDNAHRTKTLLMVSRFGHCLNDLLYRWKIGALPIDIVGVVSNHFDYQKVVVNHDIPFHHVAVTKANKPEAEQRLLDIVDNTGTELVVLARYMQVLSDQLCQKMSGKIINIHHSFLPSFKGANPYKQAYERGVKLIGATAHYVTADLDEGPIIEQDVARITHAQSAADYVSIGRDVEAQVLARAVHAHIHHRSFLNGNRTVVFPASPGSFASERMG
- a CDS encoding SIS domain-containing protein — translated: MQTAPSLMLQETEQSPSVVAKLLAAEVGTFAEIGRLFEKSPTMITTAARGSSDHAATFFKYLMEIATGIPVASIGPSVASVYGAKLKLEGGLHFTVSQSGASPDIIAVQDAAKRGGATTVAVVNVTDSPLAKGADIVLSLHAGEEKSVAATKSFIASVAALSGVVAAASNDVRLKDGLSRLPEALAATKPEGREVVEDLLVEAKSLFTGGRGTAYAISLEAALKAKETANIHAEAFSLAELMHGPMRLVETGFPILSFIPQDEALETSIQALSRLQSFGANLVSFGDASVPGHRVPSASTGNGQLDPLVSLINYYRIIETVTRRKGYDPDKPRHLNKVTSTV
- a CDS encoding efflux RND transporter permease subunit translates to MKKGFNLSDWALNHRSLVWYFMLVFLVAGLISYLDLGRAEDPEFTVKTMVVQANWPGASIDETMNQVTDRIEKKLEELDTLDYTRSVTTAGKSVVFVFLKDTVRKEQVTKAWSEVRHMLDDIKPNLPEGVYGPYYNDKFGDVFGNIFAFTADGLSMRQLRDYAEDVRTKILTIPNAGKVELIGAQDEAIYLEFSTRQVAALGLDQQAILKALQDQNAITPSGVVQAGPERISVRVSGQFNSEADLRAVNLRVNDRFFRLSDVATITRGYVDPPTSIFRVNGHDAIGLGIGMKPNGNLLEFGEKLDALMEQAKAELPVGVNVFKVADQPEVVQDAVSGFTQALFEAVVIVLAVSFISLGLRAGFVVSLSIPLVLAITFLAMSLMDISLQRVSLGALIIALGLLVDDAMIAVEMMVARLEQGDPINKAATYVYSHTAFPMLTGTLVTIAGFIPIGLNTSQAGEYTFTLFVVIAVSLIVSWIVAVLFAPLLGVTFLPKKMKHHEEKRSRFFEAFSKTLLLAMRHKWITIITTIALFVVSVFGMGFIERQFFPQSDRPELVIDWTLPQNSSIADTKAQMERFEQTMLKDNPDIDHWSTYVGQSAIRFILSFDVQPANPYFGQMVVVAKDVEARDRLKQKFDEALRKDYVGTDTYVKFLELGPPVGRPVQYRISGPDIQKLRGVAQDFAGIMSADKRLGVVSYNWNEPGRVIRVDVMQDKARKLGISSKDIATTLNGVVGGISITQVRDSIYLIDVIVRAQKHERDSIDTLQSLQIATGNGSSVPLAAIANFRYELEQPVVYRRSRIPTITVAAGIVDKTMPDTIVKELEPAVKAFVDKLPAGYSVATAGTVEESGKSQGPIAAVVPLMLFVMATVLMLQLQSFQRLFLVVAVAPLGLIGVVAALLPSGKPLGFVAILGVLALIGILIRNSVILIVQVEEHITDGMHPWDAVVQASQHRMRPIALTAAAASLALIPIAREVFWGPMAYAMMGGIIAGTGITLLFLPALYVAWFRIKEPDAKEVETAVEPQPQH
- a CDS encoding efflux RND transporter periplasmic adaptor subunit — encoded protein: MKSTMKFLSCVAIVGSLVTLAACGKDDDKSSQAESARPVLYTIATPKPAIQTSFAGTIEPRYSTDLAFRVLGRIIARQVIVGDLVKKDEMVAMLDPSTLDLSVQSAKADLASAEAQYANAAASEERLHILLKGNNISQADYDAAKQSRDSAQAGLEKAQAGLRKAEDQRGYAVLSPDFDGVISATNAEVGQVVAAGQAVMTVARPDIREAVLDIPDSMTEYFVAGTPFNVQLQADPTVTGQGTVREVAPQADAQTRTRRVRIALENPPEGFRLGATIRAGLARAEKDHVLLPIQALLEKDGKTEIWVIDPKTQTVSLHDIQVVERRSDSFVANNVEVGSYVATAGVNELKEGQKVRLDAKGNSL
- a CDS encoding efflux RND transporter periplasmic adaptor subunit, yielding MATKFSPLAQAGYGALKAIASVLVVTTMVMASSNYAHSEMSGVVPVAVTESKLVDYQPKLTLSGAIAARSLVNVSFRVNGQVVERKVEIGQHVEKGELLARIDNAEQQSNMRVAQASKDAAQAQLVQAEASFKRQQALLAQGFTTRSQYDQSEQVFRTAQSTLMNAESQLSNARDELSYTELHAPVSGVLTARNIETGQVVQAAQTAFSIAEDGPRDAIFDVQETLVNYAKIGMDVTLALLSDDSVQAEGKIREISPVVDAQTGTVRVKVGIADTPEQMALGATVTGTVHMENQQVVILPWSAMTSDSGRTAVWRVAKDTQVATLVPVKVLAYEKERVIVASGLNVGELIVTKGAQMLRSGAQTEIIKGLEKADAQ